One Ostrea edulis chromosome 2, xbOstEdul1.1, whole genome shotgun sequence genomic region harbors:
- the LOC125678230 gene encoding uncharacterized protein LOC125678230 isoform X1 — MMFKIILQVAVVAITVGARSEVKAGANTILSIRLPMAKCSALSCDVSATVQSEYPVNEQWAIFKNHTAMRITEWNSDPTKYSGGNKQDPKNCKAWCNYTVTLVIQKPKQFEDYGYYQLILKSYMKESDLYDTLVINFTVPSSGSDQINTKSSKGNDGAFVDENELPFTTILVILVAGTCVTIFICFTVCMVVVCRRKNPKKKKPRDRKNRPHSSLGVSTHVYEEVESVANAYCEINEENRKTSAHQYIQPIPEETAIYKAPEIFSNTESPTTGRTQIQESSNDAMGYLQPSVKFRPEMAMVNRLYEEANKQRDKKPLEPTYSNSREEQLSSTKELKTIVDDLQEVLEKSKKDSDNIYAQPFPTHKRNITNKLYEESNKTTEKTTQEPTYGNEQRTPLLPKKVSNEATVKRSESLKESSEAPNVPPKPFSRHIHAPNQLYDEREKMYSQKKPLTVTTSNPPPVKLPQRKFSRSRSEDSELSHVHSYKR; from the exons AGGTTAAGGCTGGTGCAAATACAATCCTCAGCATTCGACTACCAATGGCCAAATGTTCAGCCCTATCTTGTGATGTGTCCGCTACAGTACAATCCGAATATCCAGTGAATGAACAGTGGGCGATATTCAAGAATCACACAGCCATG AGAATTACGGAATGGAATAGTGACCCGACAAAATATAGTGGTGGAAATAAACAGGATCCCAAAAACTGCAAAGCCTGGTGTAATTATACAGTAACACTAGTGATACAGAAACCCAAGCAGTTTGAAGACTATGGTTACTATCAACTCATTTTGAAATCATATATGAAAGAAAGTGACCTCTACGATACGCTTGTGATAAACTTCACTGTACCATCATCTGGATCAG ATCAAATTAATACCAAATCATCCAAAG GAAATGATGGTGCATTCGTAGATGAAAATGAGTTACCCTTTACAACCATTCTGGTCATCCTGGTGGCGGGGACGTGTGTGACAATCTTCATATGCTTCACGGTGTGCATGGTGGTTGTTTGCAGAAGAAAGAACCCCAAAA AAAAGAAACCACGAGACAG GAAAAACAGACCTCACAGTTCTTTAGGTGTCTCAACCCATGTGTATGAAGAGGTGGAATCTGTTGCGAATGCATACTGTGAAATAAACGAGGAAAATCGAAAGACGTCTGCACACCAGTATATCCAGCCTATCCCCGAAG AAACGGCTATTTACAAGGCGCCAGAGATATTTTCGAATACTGAATCGCCCACAACTGGAAGAACGCAAATTCAAGAAAGCTCAAATG ATGCGATGGGATATTTACAACCATCAGTTAAATTCAGACCAGAAATGGCGATGGTCAATAGATTATATGAAG AAGCTAACAAACAAAGAGACAAGAAACCACTGGAGCCAACGTATAGTAATTCAAGGGAAGAACAATTGTCATCGACAAAAG aattaaaaacaataGTTGATGACCTGCAAGAAGTTTTAGAAAAATCTAAGAAAGACTCGGACAACATATATG CTCAACCTTTCCCTACTCATAAAAGGAACATTACGAATAAGCTGTATGAAg AAAGCAATAAAACAACTGAAAAAACGACACAAGAGCCTACATATGGTAACGAACAGAGAACGCCACTGTTACCAAAGAAAG TCTCAAACGAAGCGACAGTGAAACGAAGTGAAAGTTTAAAAGAATCGT CTGAAGCACCAAATGTTCCTCCTAAACCATTCAGCAGACATATACATGCACCTAATCAACTGTATGATG agagagagaaaatgtaCTCCCAGAAAAAGCCTCTGACTGTCACTACCAGCAATCCTCCCCCTGTGAAACTTCcgcagaggaaat TTTCTAGATCAAGATCCGAGGATTCAGAGCTTTCGCATGTGCATTCGT aTAAAAGATGA
- the LOC125678230 gene encoding uncharacterized protein LOC125678230 isoform X2, producing MMFKIILQVAVVAITVGARSEVKAGANTILSIRLPMAKCSALSCDVSATVQSEYPVNEQWAIFKNHTAMRITEWNSDPTKYSGGNKQDPKNCKAWCNYTVTLVIQKPKQFEDYGYYQLILKSYMKESDLYDTLVINFTVPSSGSDQINTKSSKDENELPFTTILVILVAGTCVTIFICFTVCMVVVCRRKNPKKKKPRDRKNRPHSSLGVSTHVYEEVESVANAYCEINEENRKTSAHQYIQPIPEETAIYKAPEIFSNTESPTTGRTQIQESSNDAMGYLQPSVKFRPEMAMVNRLYEEANKQRDKKPLEPTYSNSREEQLSSTKELKTIVDDLQEVLEKSKKDSDNIYAQPFPTHKRNITNKLYEESNKTTEKTTQEPTYGNEQRTPLLPKKVSNEATVKRSESLKESSEAPNVPPKPFSRHIHAPNQLYDEREKMYSQKKPLTVTTSNPPPVKLPQRKFSRSRSEDSELSHVHSYKR from the exons AGGTTAAGGCTGGTGCAAATACAATCCTCAGCATTCGACTACCAATGGCCAAATGTTCAGCCCTATCTTGTGATGTGTCCGCTACAGTACAATCCGAATATCCAGTGAATGAACAGTGGGCGATATTCAAGAATCACACAGCCATG AGAATTACGGAATGGAATAGTGACCCGACAAAATATAGTGGTGGAAATAAACAGGATCCCAAAAACTGCAAAGCCTGGTGTAATTATACAGTAACACTAGTGATACAGAAACCCAAGCAGTTTGAAGACTATGGTTACTATCAACTCATTTTGAAATCATATATGAAAGAAAGTGACCTCTACGATACGCTTGTGATAAACTTCACTGTACCATCATCTGGATCAG ATCAAATTAATACCAAATCATCCAAAG ATGAAAATGAGTTACCCTTTACAACCATTCTGGTCATCCTGGTGGCGGGGACGTGTGTGACAATCTTCATATGCTTCACGGTGTGCATGGTGGTTGTTTGCAGAAGAAAGAACCCCAAAA AAAAGAAACCACGAGACAG GAAAAACAGACCTCACAGTTCTTTAGGTGTCTCAACCCATGTGTATGAAGAGGTGGAATCTGTTGCGAATGCATACTGTGAAATAAACGAGGAAAATCGAAAGACGTCTGCACACCAGTATATCCAGCCTATCCCCGAAG AAACGGCTATTTACAAGGCGCCAGAGATATTTTCGAATACTGAATCGCCCACAACTGGAAGAACGCAAATTCAAGAAAGCTCAAATG ATGCGATGGGATATTTACAACCATCAGTTAAATTCAGACCAGAAATGGCGATGGTCAATAGATTATATGAAG AAGCTAACAAACAAAGAGACAAGAAACCACTGGAGCCAACGTATAGTAATTCAAGGGAAGAACAATTGTCATCGACAAAAG aattaaaaacaataGTTGATGACCTGCAAGAAGTTTTAGAAAAATCTAAGAAAGACTCGGACAACATATATG CTCAACCTTTCCCTACTCATAAAAGGAACATTACGAATAAGCTGTATGAAg AAAGCAATAAAACAACTGAAAAAACGACACAAGAGCCTACATATGGTAACGAACAGAGAACGCCACTGTTACCAAAGAAAG TCTCAAACGAAGCGACAGTGAAACGAAGTGAAAGTTTAAAAGAATCGT CTGAAGCACCAAATGTTCCTCCTAAACCATTCAGCAGACATATACATGCACCTAATCAACTGTATGATG agagagagaaaatgtaCTCCCAGAAAAAGCCTCTGACTGTCACTACCAGCAATCCTCCCCCTGTGAAACTTCcgcagaggaaat TTTCTAGATCAAGATCCGAGGATTCAGAGCTTTCGCATGTGCATTCGT aTAAAAGATGA
- the LOC125678230 gene encoding uncharacterized protein LOC125678230 isoform X3, protein MMFKIILQVAVVAITVGARSEVKAGANTILSIRLPMAKCSALSCDVSATVQSEYPVNEQWAIFKNHTAMRITEWNSDPTKYSGGNKQDPKNCKAWCNYTVTLVIQKPKQFEDYGYYQLILKSYMKESDLYDTLVINFTVPSSGSGNDGAFVDENELPFTTILVILVAGTCVTIFICFTVCMVVVCRRKNPKKKKPRDRKNRPHSSLGVSTHVYEEVESVANAYCEINEENRKTSAHQYIQPIPEETAIYKAPEIFSNTESPTTGRTQIQESSNDAMGYLQPSVKFRPEMAMVNRLYEEANKQRDKKPLEPTYSNSREEQLSSTKELKTIVDDLQEVLEKSKKDSDNIYAQPFPTHKRNITNKLYEESNKTTEKTTQEPTYGNEQRTPLLPKKVSNEATVKRSESLKESSEAPNVPPKPFSRHIHAPNQLYDEREKMYSQKKPLTVTTSNPPPVKLPQRKFSRSRSEDSELSHVHSYKR, encoded by the exons AGGTTAAGGCTGGTGCAAATACAATCCTCAGCATTCGACTACCAATGGCCAAATGTTCAGCCCTATCTTGTGATGTGTCCGCTACAGTACAATCCGAATATCCAGTGAATGAACAGTGGGCGATATTCAAGAATCACACAGCCATG AGAATTACGGAATGGAATAGTGACCCGACAAAATATAGTGGTGGAAATAAACAGGATCCCAAAAACTGCAAAGCCTGGTGTAATTATACAGTAACACTAGTGATACAGAAACCCAAGCAGTTTGAAGACTATGGTTACTATCAACTCATTTTGAAATCATATATGAAAGAAAGTGACCTCTACGATACGCTTGTGATAAACTTCACTGTACCATCATCTGGATCAG GAAATGATGGTGCATTCGTAGATGAAAATGAGTTACCCTTTACAACCATTCTGGTCATCCTGGTGGCGGGGACGTGTGTGACAATCTTCATATGCTTCACGGTGTGCATGGTGGTTGTTTGCAGAAGAAAGAACCCCAAAA AAAAGAAACCACGAGACAG GAAAAACAGACCTCACAGTTCTTTAGGTGTCTCAACCCATGTGTATGAAGAGGTGGAATCTGTTGCGAATGCATACTGTGAAATAAACGAGGAAAATCGAAAGACGTCTGCACACCAGTATATCCAGCCTATCCCCGAAG AAACGGCTATTTACAAGGCGCCAGAGATATTTTCGAATACTGAATCGCCCACAACTGGAAGAACGCAAATTCAAGAAAGCTCAAATG ATGCGATGGGATATTTACAACCATCAGTTAAATTCAGACCAGAAATGGCGATGGTCAATAGATTATATGAAG AAGCTAACAAACAAAGAGACAAGAAACCACTGGAGCCAACGTATAGTAATTCAAGGGAAGAACAATTGTCATCGACAAAAG aattaaaaacaataGTTGATGACCTGCAAGAAGTTTTAGAAAAATCTAAGAAAGACTCGGACAACATATATG CTCAACCTTTCCCTACTCATAAAAGGAACATTACGAATAAGCTGTATGAAg AAAGCAATAAAACAACTGAAAAAACGACACAAGAGCCTACATATGGTAACGAACAGAGAACGCCACTGTTACCAAAGAAAG TCTCAAACGAAGCGACAGTGAAACGAAGTGAAAGTTTAAAAGAATCGT CTGAAGCACCAAATGTTCCTCCTAAACCATTCAGCAGACATATACATGCACCTAATCAACTGTATGATG agagagagaaaatgtaCTCCCAGAAAAAGCCTCTGACTGTCACTACCAGCAATCCTCCCCCTGTGAAACTTCcgcagaggaaat TTTCTAGATCAAGATCCGAGGATTCAGAGCTTTCGCATGTGCATTCGT aTAAAAGATGA
- the LOC125678230 gene encoding uncharacterized protein LOC125678230 isoform X5: MMFKIILQVAVVAITVGARSEVKAGANTILSIRLPMAKCSALSCDVSATVQSEYPVNEQWAIFKNHTAMRITEWNSDPTKYSGGNKQDPKNCKAWCNYTVTLVIQKPKQFEDYGYYQLILKSYMKESDLYDTLVINFTVPSSGSDQINTKSSKDENELPFTTILVILVAGTCVTIFICFTVCMVVVCRRKNPKKKKPRDRKNRPHSSLGVSTHVYEEVESVANAYCEINEENRKTSAHQYIQPIPEETAIYKAPEIFSNTESPTTGRTQIQESSNDAMGYLQPSVKFRPEMAMVNRLYEEANKQRDKKPLEPTYSNSREEQLSSTKELKTIVDDLQEVLEKSKKDSDNIYAQPFPTHKRNITNKLYEESNKTTEKTTQEPTYGNEQRTPLLPKKVSNEATVKRSESLKESSEAPNVPPKPFSRHIHAPNQLYDEREKMYSQKKPLTVTTSNPPPVKLPQRKYKR, translated from the exons AGGTTAAGGCTGGTGCAAATACAATCCTCAGCATTCGACTACCAATGGCCAAATGTTCAGCCCTATCTTGTGATGTGTCCGCTACAGTACAATCCGAATATCCAGTGAATGAACAGTGGGCGATATTCAAGAATCACACAGCCATG AGAATTACGGAATGGAATAGTGACCCGACAAAATATAGTGGTGGAAATAAACAGGATCCCAAAAACTGCAAAGCCTGGTGTAATTATACAGTAACACTAGTGATACAGAAACCCAAGCAGTTTGAAGACTATGGTTACTATCAACTCATTTTGAAATCATATATGAAAGAAAGTGACCTCTACGATACGCTTGTGATAAACTTCACTGTACCATCATCTGGATCAG ATCAAATTAATACCAAATCATCCAAAG ATGAAAATGAGTTACCCTTTACAACCATTCTGGTCATCCTGGTGGCGGGGACGTGTGTGACAATCTTCATATGCTTCACGGTGTGCATGGTGGTTGTTTGCAGAAGAAAGAACCCCAAAA AAAAGAAACCACGAGACAG GAAAAACAGACCTCACAGTTCTTTAGGTGTCTCAACCCATGTGTATGAAGAGGTGGAATCTGTTGCGAATGCATACTGTGAAATAAACGAGGAAAATCGAAAGACGTCTGCACACCAGTATATCCAGCCTATCCCCGAAG AAACGGCTATTTACAAGGCGCCAGAGATATTTTCGAATACTGAATCGCCCACAACTGGAAGAACGCAAATTCAAGAAAGCTCAAATG ATGCGATGGGATATTTACAACCATCAGTTAAATTCAGACCAGAAATGGCGATGGTCAATAGATTATATGAAG AAGCTAACAAACAAAGAGACAAGAAACCACTGGAGCCAACGTATAGTAATTCAAGGGAAGAACAATTGTCATCGACAAAAG aattaaaaacaataGTTGATGACCTGCAAGAAGTTTTAGAAAAATCTAAGAAAGACTCGGACAACATATATG CTCAACCTTTCCCTACTCATAAAAGGAACATTACGAATAAGCTGTATGAAg AAAGCAATAAAACAACTGAAAAAACGACACAAGAGCCTACATATGGTAACGAACAGAGAACGCCACTGTTACCAAAGAAAG TCTCAAACGAAGCGACAGTGAAACGAAGTGAAAGTTTAAAAGAATCGT CTGAAGCACCAAATGTTCCTCCTAAACCATTCAGCAGACATATACATGCACCTAATCAACTGTATGATG agagagagaaaatgtaCTCCCAGAAAAAGCCTCTGACTGTCACTACCAGCAATCCTCCCCCTGTGAAACTTCcgcagaggaaat aTAAAAGATGA
- the LOC125678230 gene encoding uncharacterized protein LOC125678230 isoform X4, whose protein sequence is MMFKIILQVAVVAITVGARSEVKAGANTILSIRLPMAKCSALSCDVSATVQSEYPVNEQWAIFKNHTAMRITEWNSDPTKYSGGNKQDPKNCKAWCNYTVTLVIQKPKQFEDYGYYQLILKSYMKESDLYDTLVINFTVPSSGSDQINTKSSKGNDGAFVDENELPFTTILVILVAGTCVTIFICFTVCMVVVCRRKNPKKKKPRDRKNRPHSSLGVSTHVYEEVESVANAYCEINEENRKTSAHQYIQPIPEETAIYKAPEIFSNTESPTTGRTQIQESSNDAMGYLQPSVKFRPEMAMVNRLYEEANKQRDKKPLEPTYSNSREEQLSSTKELKTIVDDLQEVLEKSKKDSDNIYAQPFPTHKRNITNKLYEESNKTTEKTTQEPTYGNEQRTPLLPKKVSNEATVKRSESLKESSEAPNVPPKPFSRHIHAPNQLYDEREKMYSQKKPLTVTTSNPPPVKLPQRKYKR, encoded by the exons AGGTTAAGGCTGGTGCAAATACAATCCTCAGCATTCGACTACCAATGGCCAAATGTTCAGCCCTATCTTGTGATGTGTCCGCTACAGTACAATCCGAATATCCAGTGAATGAACAGTGGGCGATATTCAAGAATCACACAGCCATG AGAATTACGGAATGGAATAGTGACCCGACAAAATATAGTGGTGGAAATAAACAGGATCCCAAAAACTGCAAAGCCTGGTGTAATTATACAGTAACACTAGTGATACAGAAACCCAAGCAGTTTGAAGACTATGGTTACTATCAACTCATTTTGAAATCATATATGAAAGAAAGTGACCTCTACGATACGCTTGTGATAAACTTCACTGTACCATCATCTGGATCAG ATCAAATTAATACCAAATCATCCAAAG GAAATGATGGTGCATTCGTAGATGAAAATGAGTTACCCTTTACAACCATTCTGGTCATCCTGGTGGCGGGGACGTGTGTGACAATCTTCATATGCTTCACGGTGTGCATGGTGGTTGTTTGCAGAAGAAAGAACCCCAAAA AAAAGAAACCACGAGACAG GAAAAACAGACCTCACAGTTCTTTAGGTGTCTCAACCCATGTGTATGAAGAGGTGGAATCTGTTGCGAATGCATACTGTGAAATAAACGAGGAAAATCGAAAGACGTCTGCACACCAGTATATCCAGCCTATCCCCGAAG AAACGGCTATTTACAAGGCGCCAGAGATATTTTCGAATACTGAATCGCCCACAACTGGAAGAACGCAAATTCAAGAAAGCTCAAATG ATGCGATGGGATATTTACAACCATCAGTTAAATTCAGACCAGAAATGGCGATGGTCAATAGATTATATGAAG AAGCTAACAAACAAAGAGACAAGAAACCACTGGAGCCAACGTATAGTAATTCAAGGGAAGAACAATTGTCATCGACAAAAG aattaaaaacaataGTTGATGACCTGCAAGAAGTTTTAGAAAAATCTAAGAAAGACTCGGACAACATATATG CTCAACCTTTCCCTACTCATAAAAGGAACATTACGAATAAGCTGTATGAAg AAAGCAATAAAACAACTGAAAAAACGACACAAGAGCCTACATATGGTAACGAACAGAGAACGCCACTGTTACCAAAGAAAG TCTCAAACGAAGCGACAGTGAAACGAAGTGAAAGTTTAAAAGAATCGT CTGAAGCACCAAATGTTCCTCCTAAACCATTCAGCAGACATATACATGCACCTAATCAACTGTATGATG agagagagaaaatgtaCTCCCAGAAAAAGCCTCTGACTGTCACTACCAGCAATCCTCCCCCTGTGAAACTTCcgcagaggaaat aTAAAAGATGA
- the LOC125678230 gene encoding uncharacterized protein LOC125678230 isoform X6, translated as MMFKIILQVAVVAITVGARSEVKAGANTILSIRLPMAKCSALSCDVSATVQSEYPVNEQWAIFKNHTAMRITEWNSDPTKYSGGNKQDPKNCKAWCNYTVTLVIQKPKQFEDYGYYQLILKSYMKESDLYDTLVINFTVPSSGSGNDGAFVDENELPFTTILVILVAGTCVTIFICFTVCMVVVCRRKNPKKKKPRDRKNRPHSSLGVSTHVYEEVESVANAYCEINEENRKTSAHQYIQPIPEETAIYKAPEIFSNTESPTTGRTQIQESSNDAMGYLQPSVKFRPEMAMVNRLYEEANKQRDKKPLEPTYSNSREEQLSSTKELKTIVDDLQEVLEKSKKDSDNIYAQPFPTHKRNITNKLYEESNKTTEKTTQEPTYGNEQRTPLLPKKVSNEATVKRSESLKESSEAPNVPPKPFSRHIHAPNQLYDEREKMYSQKKPLTVTTSNPPPVKLPQRKYKR; from the exons AGGTTAAGGCTGGTGCAAATACAATCCTCAGCATTCGACTACCAATGGCCAAATGTTCAGCCCTATCTTGTGATGTGTCCGCTACAGTACAATCCGAATATCCAGTGAATGAACAGTGGGCGATATTCAAGAATCACACAGCCATG AGAATTACGGAATGGAATAGTGACCCGACAAAATATAGTGGTGGAAATAAACAGGATCCCAAAAACTGCAAAGCCTGGTGTAATTATACAGTAACACTAGTGATACAGAAACCCAAGCAGTTTGAAGACTATGGTTACTATCAACTCATTTTGAAATCATATATGAAAGAAAGTGACCTCTACGATACGCTTGTGATAAACTTCACTGTACCATCATCTGGATCAG GAAATGATGGTGCATTCGTAGATGAAAATGAGTTACCCTTTACAACCATTCTGGTCATCCTGGTGGCGGGGACGTGTGTGACAATCTTCATATGCTTCACGGTGTGCATGGTGGTTGTTTGCAGAAGAAAGAACCCCAAAA AAAAGAAACCACGAGACAG GAAAAACAGACCTCACAGTTCTTTAGGTGTCTCAACCCATGTGTATGAAGAGGTGGAATCTGTTGCGAATGCATACTGTGAAATAAACGAGGAAAATCGAAAGACGTCTGCACACCAGTATATCCAGCCTATCCCCGAAG AAACGGCTATTTACAAGGCGCCAGAGATATTTTCGAATACTGAATCGCCCACAACTGGAAGAACGCAAATTCAAGAAAGCTCAAATG ATGCGATGGGATATTTACAACCATCAGTTAAATTCAGACCAGAAATGGCGATGGTCAATAGATTATATGAAG AAGCTAACAAACAAAGAGACAAGAAACCACTGGAGCCAACGTATAGTAATTCAAGGGAAGAACAATTGTCATCGACAAAAG aattaaaaacaataGTTGATGACCTGCAAGAAGTTTTAGAAAAATCTAAGAAAGACTCGGACAACATATATG CTCAACCTTTCCCTACTCATAAAAGGAACATTACGAATAAGCTGTATGAAg AAAGCAATAAAACAACTGAAAAAACGACACAAGAGCCTACATATGGTAACGAACAGAGAACGCCACTGTTACCAAAGAAAG TCTCAAACGAAGCGACAGTGAAACGAAGTGAAAGTTTAAAAGAATCGT CTGAAGCACCAAATGTTCCTCCTAAACCATTCAGCAGACATATACATGCACCTAATCAACTGTATGATG agagagagaaaatgtaCTCCCAGAAAAAGCCTCTGACTGTCACTACCAGCAATCCTCCCCCTGTGAAACTTCcgcagaggaaat aTAAAAGATGA